In one window of Cynocephalus volans isolate mCynVol1 chromosome 6, mCynVol1.pri, whole genome shotgun sequence DNA:
- the DEXI gene encoding dexamethasone-induced protein has translation MPGARVAAHLDALGPLVPYVPPPLLPSMFYVGLFFVNVLILYYAFLMEYIVLNVGLVFLPEDMDQALVDLGVLSDPGSGLYDADSELDVFDGYLE, from the coding sequence ATGCCCGGCGCCCGGGTCGCGGCCCACCTGGACGCGCTGGGCCCCCTGGTCCCCTAcgtgccgccgccgctgctgccctCTATGTTCTACGTGGGCCTGTTCTTCGTCAATGTGCTGATCCTGTACTACGCCTTCCTCATGGAGTACATCGTCCTCAACGTGGGCCTCGTCTTCCTGCCCGAGGACATGGACCAGGCGCTCGTGGACCTCGGCGTGCTCTCCGACCCCGGCTCGGGCCTCTACGATGCCGACTCGGAGCTCGATGTTTTCGATGGGTACTTGGAGTAG